A genomic stretch from Verrucomicrobiia bacterium includes:
- a CDS encoding arylsulfatase has protein sequence MADDLGYGELGCYGQELIRTPRLDRMAAEGIRFTQFYAGATVCAPSRSVLMTGQHHGRTRVRGNAGRDNPEAQALRAEDVTVAAALRQAGYATALIGKWGLGDVGAADSGLPGKQGFETFFGYLNQRHAHNHFPDFLWRDEQRIALPNVVTPVGGDGAGYATEAVLFADDLFADEALKFVALHPNRPFFLYWSLITPHANNERTRELGDGAHVPDYGPYALEDWSPQDRGHAAMITRLDSYVGRLLDHLRLLGLDRNTLVLFTSDNGPHNESRHNPERFRPSGPFSGLKRSLTDGGIRVPTLAWWPGRIHPGTVSDHVAYFGDWFATAAELAGAPVPDGLDSISFVPTLLGRPEQQRRHEFLYWEFHEGGFTQAALHQGRWKGIRSDHPDAPVRVFDLHTDPAERTDVGDRHPLIRAALDAYLRSARLESDDWPARWRRPAPPSLQPG, from the coding sequence ATGGCCGACGACCTCGGGTACGGGGAACTCGGCTGCTACGGACAGGAACTCATCCGCACCCCCCGGCTCGACCGCATGGCCGCCGAAGGGATCCGCTTCACCCAGTTCTACGCGGGAGCCACCGTCTGCGCGCCGTCCCGCTCCGTGCTCATGACCGGCCAGCACCACGGGCGAACCCGCGTCCGCGGCAACGCGGGACGCGACAACCCCGAGGCCCAGGCCCTCCGCGCCGAAGATGTCACCGTCGCCGCCGCCCTGCGCCAGGCCGGTTACGCCACCGCCCTGATCGGCAAATGGGGCCTCGGCGATGTCGGAGCCGCCGATTCCGGACTGCCCGGCAAACAAGGCTTCGAGACCTTCTTCGGCTACCTCAACCAGCGCCACGCCCATAATCACTTCCCCGACTTCCTCTGGCGTGACGAGCAGCGGATCGCCCTGCCCAATGTCGTCACCCCCGTCGGAGGCGACGGCGCCGGCTACGCCACGGAGGCCGTCCTCTTCGCCGATGACCTGTTCGCCGACGAAGCCCTCAAGTTCGTCGCCCTCCACCCCAACCGCCCGTTCTTCCTCTACTGGAGTCTCATCACGCCCCACGCCAACAACGAGCGCACCCGGGAACTCGGAGACGGCGCCCACGTGCCCGACTACGGTCCCTACGCCCTCGAAGACTGGTCCCCCCAGGACCGCGGCCACGCCGCCATGATTACCCGCCTCGATTCCTACGTCGGCCGCCTCCTCGATCACCTCCGCCTCCTCGGCCTCGACCGCAATACCCTCGTCCTCTTCACCAGCGACAACGGCCCCCACAACGAAAGCCGCCACAATCCCGAACGCTTCCGCCCGTCAGGCCCCTTCTCCGGCCTCAAACGCAGCCTCACCGATGGCGGCATCCGCGTTCCCACCCTCGCCTGGTGGCCCGGCCGCATCCACCCCGGCACCGTCAGCGACCACGTCGCCTACTTCGGCGACTGGTTCGCCACCGCCGCCGAACTCGCAGGCGCCCCCGTCCCGGATGGACTCGACTCGATCAGCTTCGTCCCCACCCTGCTCGGCCGACCGGAACAGCAACGACGCCACGAATTCCTCTACTGGGAGTTCCACGAAGGCGGCTTCACCCAGGCCGCCCTTCACCAGGGCCGCTGGAAAGGCATCCGCTCCGACCACCCGGACGCCCCGGTCCGCGTCTTCGATCTCCACACCGACCCTGCCGAACGTACCGACGTCGGCGACCGGCACCCGCTCATTCGCGCCGCCCTCGACGCCTACCTGCGCTCCGCCCGCCTCGAATCCGACGACTGGCCCGCCCGCTGGCGCCGTCCCGCCCCGCCTTCCCTCCAGCCCGGTTGA
- the metK gene encoding methionine adenosyltransferase → MSKRFIFSSESVGEGHPDKVCDTISDAVLDACLAQDRSSRVACETFVKSNIVVVGGEITTRAKFDYNAVVRDAIRSIGYTHDDDVFHADHVFLNNYLTRQSPDISQGVDAKAAKGKKKAEQGAGDQGLMFGYACDETDELMPSPIMFAHRLGRKLTAIRKAGRLAPWLRPDAKTQVSVVYEDDRPVAISNVVISTQHAASVEHGEIEEFCIEEVIRKVLPKDLLTRNTSFLINPTGRFVIGGPQGDSGLTGRKIIVDTYGGWGRHGGGAFSGKDPSKVDRSAAYMGRYVAKNIVAAGLAARCEVQFAYAIGYPDPVSVYVNTFGTARDGLTDEVITEAVQEVFSFKPADIVKHLNLLRPIYSKTTNYGHFGKDDPDLTWERTDKVKALQKAVR, encoded by the coding sequence ATGAGCAAGCGCTTCATCTTTTCCTCCGAATCCGTCGGTGAAGGTCATCCCGACAAAGTCTGCGATACCATCTCCGATGCCGTCCTCGACGCTTGCCTCGCCCAGGATCGCTCCAGCCGCGTCGCCTGCGAAACCTTCGTCAAAAGCAATATCGTCGTCGTCGGCGGTGAAATCACCACCCGCGCCAAGTTCGATTACAACGCCGTCGTCCGCGACGCCATCCGCAGCATCGGCTACACCCACGACGACGACGTCTTCCACGCCGACCACGTCTTCCTCAACAACTACCTGACCCGCCAGAGCCCGGACATCTCCCAGGGCGTCGATGCCAAGGCGGCCAAGGGCAAGAAGAAGGCCGAGCAGGGCGCCGGCGACCAGGGCCTCATGTTTGGCTACGCCTGCGACGAGACCGACGAACTGATGCCTTCCCCCATCATGTTCGCCCATCGCCTCGGCCGGAAACTGACCGCCATCCGCAAGGCCGGCCGCCTCGCCCCCTGGCTCCGCCCCGACGCCAAAACCCAGGTCTCCGTCGTGTACGAGGACGACCGTCCGGTCGCCATCTCCAACGTCGTCATCTCCACCCAGCACGCCGCCAGCGTCGAGCACGGCGAGATCGAGGAGTTCTGCATCGAGGAGGTCATTCGCAAGGTCCTCCCCAAAGACCTGCTCACCCGCAACACCAGCTTCCTCATCAATCCCACCGGGCGCTTCGTCATCGGCGGTCCCCAGGGCGACAGCGGCCTGACCGGGCGCAAGATCATCGTGGACACCTACGGCGGCTGGGGCCGCCACGGCGGCGGCGCCTTCTCCGGCAAGGACCCCTCCAAGGTCGATCGCAGCGCCGCCTACATGGGCCGCTATGTCGCCAAGAACATCGTCGCCGCCGGCCTCGCCGCCCGCTGCGAAGTCCAGTTCGCCTACGCCATCGGCTATCCCGATCCCGTCAGCGTGTACGTCAACACCTTCGGCACCGCCAGGGATGGCCTCACCGATGAGGTCATCACCGAGGCCGTCCAGGAGGTCTTCAGCTTCAAACCGGCCGACATCGTCAAACACCTCAACCTCCTCCGGCCCATCTACAGCAAGACCACCAACTACGGTCACTTCGGCAAGGATGACCCCGATCTGACCTGGGAACGCACCGACAAGGTCAAGGCCCTCCAGAAGGCCGTCCGCTGA
- a CDS encoding DUF2191 domain-containing protein, which yields MTLDDDVAAILRREADRKGLSFKELVNAALRRGLAPEHDDAVAPRVVTRPHAFGFKAGIDLDKLNQLVDELEAEDFAARQRRAR from the coding sequence TTGACCCTCGACGATGATGTCGCCGCCATTCTCCGGCGCGAAGCCGATCGCAAGGGGCTTTCCTTCAAAGAGTTGGTCAATGCCGCTTTGCGTCGTGGTCTTGCCCCGGAGCACGACGACGCCGTCGCGCCGCGCGTGGTCACCCGGCCTCATGCCTTCGGCTTCAAGGCGGGGATCGACCTCGACAAGCTGAACCAGCTCGTGGACGAACTGGAGGCGGAAGACTTTGCCGCCCGCCAACGCCGGGCGCGATGA
- a CDS encoding YjhG/YagF family D-xylonate dehydratase produces the protein MPGRDDLFQVRTRASGPGGTLPLTPELLRERPSGDLFGWSQDAGMGWDPRELGRKEFLILSTQGGLRGEDGRPIALGFHTGHWEIGLQVRAAAEELRRGGAIPFAAACSDPCDGRTQGTVGMFDSLAYRNDAAQVFRRLIRSLPTRSGVIGVATCDKGLPAMTMALAAMRELPVVLVPGGVTLPPEQGEDAGTIQTIGARFVHGALTLEEASDLGCRACASPGGGCQFLGTAATAQVVAEGLGLAPAHSALAPSGEPVWYDLATRAARLVVALERRGLRGRDILTEGGLRNAMALHAAFGGSTNLLLHLPAIAHAAGLPRPTVGDWIAINRRVPRLVSVLPNGPVHHPTVRVFLAGGVPEVMLHLRRLGCVDTGVLTVEGVTWDCVLDAWERSERRRRFRDRLAEADGVDPDDVILPPERARAAGLVSTLLFPRGNLAPDGSVVKATAIDPSLFDGQGRYLLEGPARVFTSERSAIRAIKEGLLRPGEVLALIGCGPIGTGMEETYQLTSALKHLPIGRRIALITDARFSGVSTGACLGHIGPEALAGGPIGKLRDGDIVRVELDTASMDGRVDLVGSGSERWGAERGAVELESRSPHPELAPHPLLPDDTRLWAALQAVSGGTWGGCVFDTEAILARLG, from the coding sequence CTGCCCGGGCGGGACGATCTCTTCCAGGTTCGCACCCGGGCGTCGGGTCCGGGAGGGACGTTGCCGCTGACTCCGGAACTTCTGCGGGAACGGCCCAGCGGGGATCTGTTCGGGTGGAGTCAGGATGCGGGCATGGGCTGGGATCCGCGGGAACTGGGGAGGAAGGAGTTTCTGATTCTGAGCACCCAGGGCGGGCTGCGGGGGGAGGATGGGCGGCCCATTGCGCTGGGGTTCCACACGGGCCACTGGGAGATCGGACTGCAGGTGCGGGCGGCGGCCGAGGAACTTCGGCGGGGCGGGGCGATCCCGTTCGCCGCGGCGTGCTCGGATCCCTGTGACGGGCGCACGCAGGGGACGGTGGGGATGTTCGACAGTCTGGCCTATCGCAACGACGCGGCCCAGGTGTTCCGAAGGCTGATCCGTTCGTTGCCCACGCGGTCGGGGGTGATCGGCGTGGCGACCTGCGACAAGGGGTTGCCGGCAATGACGATGGCGCTGGCGGCGATGCGGGAACTCCCGGTGGTGCTGGTTCCCGGTGGGGTGACATTGCCGCCGGAGCAGGGAGAGGATGCGGGCACCATCCAGACCATCGGTGCGCGGTTTGTCCATGGGGCGCTCACGTTGGAAGAGGCGTCCGACCTGGGATGCCGCGCGTGCGCATCGCCCGGGGGCGGGTGTCAGTTTCTCGGGACGGCCGCCACGGCGCAGGTGGTGGCGGAGGGGTTGGGTCTCGCGCCGGCCCACAGTGCGCTGGCGCCTTCCGGGGAACCGGTATGGTATGACCTTGCGACGCGGGCCGCCCGTCTGGTGGTGGCGCTGGAACGGCGCGGGTTGCGGGGACGCGACATTCTCACCGAGGGTGGGTTGCGCAATGCGATGGCGTTGCATGCGGCGTTTGGGGGATCCACGAATCTGCTCCTGCACCTGCCGGCGATCGCCCACGCGGCGGGATTGCCGCGTCCCACCGTTGGGGACTGGATCGCGATCAACCGACGGGTTCCCCGACTGGTCAGCGTTCTTCCCAACGGGCCCGTTCACCATCCGACCGTCCGGGTCTTCCTCGCGGGCGGGGTTCCGGAGGTGATGCTGCATCTACGGCGGCTCGGCTGCGTGGACACGGGTGTCCTGACCGTCGAGGGCGTCACGTGGGATTGCGTGCTCGACGCATGGGAACGCAGCGAGCGTCGGCGTCGGTTCCGGGATCGATTGGCGGAGGCGGATGGGGTGGATCCCGATGATGTCATTCTGCCGCCCGAGCGGGCACGGGCCGCGGGGCTGGTGAGCACGCTGTTGTTTCCGCGGGGCAATCTGGCGCCGGACGGGTCGGTGGTGAAAGCCACCGCCATCGACCCGTCGTTGTTTGATGGGCAGGGTCGTTACCTTCTGGAAGGGCCGGCCCGGGTCTTCACCTCGGAACGGAGCGCCATTCGCGCCATCAAGGAGGGATTGCTGCGGCCCGGCGAGGTGCTGGCGCTGATCGGTTGCGGCCCGATCGGAACGGGGATGGAGGAGACTTACCAACTGACCAGCGCCCTCAAGCACCTTCCCATCGGGCGCCGGATTGCGTTGATCACCGACGCGCGATTTTCGGGTGTCAGCACCGGGGCCTGCCTCGGCCATATCGGGCCGGAAGCCCTGGCCGGCGGCCCGATCGGGAAATTGCGCGACGGCGACATCGTCCGGGTGGAACTGGACACCGCGTCGATGGACGGGCGGGTGGATCTGGTCGGGTCGGGTTCGGAACGGTGGGGCGCGGAGCGGGGGGCGGTGGAACTGGAAAGCCGGTCGCCTCATCCCGAGCTGGCTCCGCACCCGCTCCTGCCGGACGACACACGGCTTTGGGCGGCGCTGCAGGCGGTCAGCGGCGGGACCTGGGGCGGGTGCGTTTTCGATACCGAGGCGATTCTCGCGCGGCTGGGTTGA
- a CDS encoding metalloregulator ArsR/SmtB family transcription factor codes for MGPTLKSLRALADPTRLRILAVLSRAELSVHELQEITTLVQSRISTHLAQLQEAGLVQSRREGKRAFYRLARHEGTPLRVQVELALQGAGELREHGADLINLRRVLALREDQARLFFNQVAGRFDRSYGPGRSWQAFGQMLLRLLPPLTVADLGAGEGLLSELLALRCRRVIAVDNSERIIAFGAAKAQQAGIRNLEFRLGDLEDPPIPEASVDLVVLSQALHHAGDPQRALRSAHRILRPRGQAMILDLRQHGFEQAHELYGDRWLGFAESDLNRWLEEAGFTGVEVSVVAREEEAPHFETLLASGVKGP; via the coding sequence ATGGGACCCACCCTGAAGAGCCTGCGGGCGCTCGCCGATCCGACCCGATTGCGCATCCTGGCGGTGCTGTCGCGGGCCGAGCTGTCGGTGCACGAATTGCAGGAGATCACCACGCTGGTGCAGTCGCGGATTTCGACGCATCTGGCGCAGCTCCAGGAGGCGGGGCTGGTGCAATCGCGCCGGGAAGGGAAGCGGGCGTTTTACCGACTGGCGCGGCATGAGGGCACGCCGCTGCGGGTGCAGGTGGAGCTGGCGTTGCAGGGGGCGGGGGAGTTGCGGGAGCACGGGGCGGACCTGATCAATCTGCGGCGGGTGCTGGCATTGCGGGAGGACCAGGCGCGGTTGTTTTTCAACCAGGTGGCGGGACGGTTCGACCGGAGCTACGGACCGGGGCGGTCGTGGCAGGCGTTCGGGCAGATGCTGCTTCGGTTGCTGCCGCCGCTGACGGTGGCGGATCTGGGGGCGGGGGAGGGGTTGTTGAGCGAACTGCTGGCGTTGCGGTGCCGGCGGGTGATTGCGGTGGACAACTCGGAGCGGATCATTGCGTTTGGGGCGGCGAAGGCGCAGCAGGCGGGGATCCGGAATCTGGAGTTTCGGTTGGGGGATCTGGAGGATCCGCCGATCCCGGAGGCGAGTGTGGACCTGGTGGTCCTGAGTCAGGCGTTGCATCACGCCGGGGATCCGCAGCGGGCGTTGCGGTCGGCGCACCGGATTCTGCGGCCGCGGGGTCAGGCGATGATACTCGACCTGCGGCAGCACGGGTTCGAGCAGGCGCACGAACTGTATGGGGACCGCTGGCTGGGGTTTGCGGAGAGCGATCTGAACCGATGGCTGGAGGAGGCGGGGTTCACGGGGGTGGAGGTTTCGGTGGTGGCGCGGGAGGAGGAGGCGCCGCATTTCGAGACGCTGCTGGCTTCAGGGGTCAAGGGGCCTTGA
- a CDS encoding PIN domain-containing protein has protein sequence MILPDINLLIHAHNLESPRHEGARQWWDDALAGTVGIGLAWVTLLGFIRICTHRGILLRPMTPAGACSRVREWLTLPHVHLALPAQGHFERLSAHLSQLGTAGNLTTDAHLATLAMERGYVLCTTDSDFVRFPGLKWRNPLEP, from the coding sequence ATGATTCTTCCCGACATCAACCTGCTCATCCACGCCCACAACCTGGAGTCTCCCCGCCACGAGGGCGCACGGCAGTGGTGGGACGATGCTCTCGCGGGAACGGTGGGGATCGGTCTGGCTTGGGTCACCCTCCTGGGTTTCATCCGAATCTGCACCCACCGCGGCATCCTCCTCCGACCGATGACCCCGGCCGGGGCCTGTTCGCGGGTCCGCGAGTGGCTCACCCTGCCGCATGTGCATCTGGCGCTGCCCGCCCAGGGCCATTTCGAACGTCTGAGTGCCCACCTGTCCCAGCTCGGCACCGCCGGCAACCTGACCACCGACGCCCACCTGGCAACCCTGGCGATGGAACGCGGCTACGTGCTTTGCACCACCGACAGCGATTTCGTGCGCTTCCCGGGCCTGAAGTGGCGCAATCCCCTCGAACCCTGA
- a CDS encoding DUF262 domain-containing protein, which translates to MLAIDFGVEEAAVEMGAWAWGGGYSPAMLQRDLLGTSTINLRTLLANGKRYEVPCYQRDYSWTEDQWEDLWADLCEVETTGRQHYMGALVLKEERTDDFRVIDGQQRLATLSVLVVAALHCLRELILAGVDADANEQRLGLLRTAFLGAAHPVTLQTTAKLTLNHANRRFFEGTLLELQTPPSVAALPPTEKPLWNAMVYFRDRLRVWLLEGRDGARLANFIYEVIGPRLLFIQVLVQDDVGAYTVFETLNSRGLELTAGDLVKNYLFSIVHAAGDGGVTQARHGWEAITERIPAREIAEFLRHHVNSTRSMVRQQRVYQAIRAEVTRAPDVFELLRELQRSALLSAALEDSTHPLWEEIPGGRKPVHDLGLYGVLQYRPLAFAVWRRLPGEVLGKVLRYCGIISFRYNAISQRSTNRLEQVYNTVALAVHEGRLTSAEQIRDGLQGIYVTDDEFREAFAKRSIPTGRRARLVRHILLALERHAHGWEDDAEGGSSTVEHVLPDQPAPEWQEDFPEDLHERYVNRLGNYLLLESRLNSRECANRPFADKLRIYRQSRYPSTRDLAEGEWTPEAIERRQAAMARMATAVWRL; encoded by the coding sequence TTGTTGGCGATCGATTTCGGGGTGGAGGAGGCCGCGGTGGAAATGGGTGCGTGGGCATGGGGCGGTGGGTATTCTCCCGCCATGCTGCAACGGGATCTGCTGGGAACGAGCACGATCAATCTGCGGACGCTTCTGGCCAACGGAAAACGCTACGAAGTGCCATGCTATCAGAGGGATTACTCCTGGACCGAGGATCAGTGGGAGGACCTGTGGGCCGACTTGTGCGAGGTCGAGACGACCGGTCGCCAGCACTACATGGGGGCCTTGGTGCTGAAGGAAGAGCGAACCGACGATTTCAGGGTGATCGACGGCCAGCAACGGCTGGCCACGCTGAGCGTGCTGGTCGTCGCAGCTCTACATTGTCTGAGGGAACTCATTCTGGCGGGGGTCGATGCGGACGCCAATGAACAGCGGCTGGGACTCTTGAGAACGGCGTTCCTTGGAGCGGCGCATCCGGTGACGCTGCAGACCACGGCGAAGCTGACTTTGAATCATGCCAATCGTCGGTTTTTCGAAGGCACCTTGCTCGAGCTGCAGACTCCTCCCAGCGTCGCGGCGCTTCCGCCCACGGAGAAGCCGCTCTGGAACGCCATGGTTTACTTTCGGGACCGGTTGCGCGTCTGGTTGCTGGAGGGTCGGGACGGAGCCCGGCTGGCCAATTTCATTTACGAGGTGATCGGGCCGCGGCTGCTGTTCATTCAGGTTCTGGTCCAGGACGATGTCGGGGCCTACACGGTATTCGAAACACTCAATTCCCGGGGTCTGGAACTGACGGCCGGTGACCTGGTGAAGAACTACCTGTTTTCGATCGTTCATGCGGCGGGGGATGGCGGAGTGACGCAGGCCCGGCATGGATGGGAGGCGATCACGGAGCGCATCCCTGCACGGGAGATCGCCGAGTTCCTGAGGCATCATGTGAACAGCACCCGTTCGATGGTGCGCCAGCAGCGCGTGTACCAGGCCATTCGGGCGGAGGTGACGCGGGCGCCCGATGTGTTCGAGCTTCTGCGCGAGTTGCAGCGGTCCGCACTTCTGAGCGCGGCGCTGGAGGATTCGACTCACCCGCTGTGGGAGGAGATACCTGGGGGCAGGAAGCCCGTGCATGACCTGGGACTCTACGGGGTGCTCCAGTACCGGCCCCTGGCGTTTGCGGTCTGGCGAAGGCTTCCCGGCGAGGTGCTGGGCAAGGTGCTTCGATACTGCGGCATCATCTCGTTTCGGTACAACGCCATCAGTCAGCGCAGCACCAACCGTCTTGAGCAGGTCTATAACACGGTGGCTCTGGCCGTTCACGAAGGCCGGCTCACGAGTGCCGAGCAGATCCGGGACGGCCTCCAGGGGATCTACGTGACGGACGATGAGTTCAGGGAGGCATTCGCCAAACGTTCCATCCCGACCGGCCGCAGGGCGCGACTGGTTCGCCACATCCTGCTGGCCTTGGAGCGGCACGCACATGGCTGGGAGGACGATGCGGAAGGGGGTTCCTCGACGGTCGAGCATGTGCTTCCGGATCAACCGGCCCCAGAGTGGCAGGAGGATTTCCCGGAAGACCTGCACGAACGGTATGTCAACCGTCTGGGCAACTACCTCTTGCTGGAGTCGCGCCTCAACTCCCGGGAGTGCGCGAATCGCCCGTTCGCGGACAAGCTCCGCATCTATCGCCAGAGCCGGTATCCTTCGACCCGGGATCTTGCGGAGGGCGAATGGACCCCGGAGGCAATCGAGCGTCGCCAGGCGGCGATGGCCCGGATGGCGACGGCGGTCTGGCGGCTGTGA
- a CDS encoding methyltransferase domain-containing protein has translation MPSSPVLARRMAAMTIWDERTWILELGAGTGVVTQALLARGAPAQRLLAIERSEALAVHLRRRFPQVRVVCGDAASLRRLVQKAAPRAHRFAVVSSLPFRSLPPPVGEAIRAEIAALLATGGQWTQFTYAVTRREVPAGFIRQSSSKVWINVPPARVDVFAAHPTVHPA, from the coding sequence ATGCCCAGTTCCCCGGTGCTGGCCCGACGCATGGCCGCCATGACGATCTGGGACGAACGGACGTGGATTCTCGAACTGGGGGCCGGGACGGGCGTGGTCACGCAAGCCCTCCTGGCGCGGGGCGCTCCGGCCCAACGACTGCTGGCGATCGAGCGATCCGAAGCCCTCGCCGTCCACCTCCGGCGTCGTTTCCCCCAGGTGCGCGTGGTCTGCGGGGATGCCGCGTCCCTGCGGCGACTCGTCCAGAAGGCCGCCCCCCGCGCCCACCGTTTCGCCGTCGTCTCGAGCCTCCCTTTCCGAAGCCTGCCGCCCCCGGTGGGCGAGGCCATTCGCGCCGAGATCGCCGCCCTGCTGGCGACGGGAGGCCAATGGACCCAGTTCACCTACGCCGTGACCCGCAGGGAGGTGCCGGCGGGTTTCATCCGGCAGTCCTCGAGCAAGGTCTGGATCAACGTGCCTCCCGCCCGCGTGGACGTCTTCGCCGCCCATCCCACTGTCCACCCCGCGTAG
- the ahcY gene encoding adenosylhomocysteinase codes for MAKPKSKLKPAAAAALAEVAAATENLRRYTALTPSGSDYIVKDIALAEWGRKEIAVAEHEMPGLMAVRKKYARQKPLKGVRVTGSLHMTIQTAVLIQTLTALGASVRWASCNIFSTQDHAAAAVADDGVPVFAWKGETLEEYWELTLKAVLFPGDKGPQLVVDDGGDVTLLIHKGYELEQGSRWAYEPADNHEVSVVKALLRRVAEEKPGVWTRIAKDWRGVSEETTTGVHRLYQLAERGQLLVPAINVNDSVTKSKFDNLYGCRESLADGLKRATDVMIAGKVAVVCGYGDVGKGSAHSLRAYGARVIVTEIDPINALQAAMEGFEVNTVESTLGTGDIYVTTTGNRDIITVDHMLRMKDQAIVCNIGHFDNEIQVDALKHRKGVRVETIKPQYDRYWLPNGRSLYLLADGRLVNLGCATGHPSFVMSNSFTNQTLAQIDLWENKDKYERTVYRLPKKLDEEVARLHLDKIGVKLTRLSKDQADYLGVSVDGPYKPEHYRY; via the coding sequence ATGGCCAAGCCCAAATCCAAACTGAAACCCGCCGCCGCCGCCGCCCTCGCCGAGGTCGCCGCCGCCACCGAAAACCTCCGGCGCTATACGGCCCTCACCCCGTCCGGCTCCGACTACATCGTCAAGGACATCGCCCTCGCCGAATGGGGCCGCAAGGAGATCGCCGTCGCCGAACATGAAATGCCCGGCCTCATGGCGGTCCGGAAAAAGTACGCCCGCCAGAAACCCCTCAAGGGCGTCCGCGTCACCGGCTCCCTCCACATGACCATCCAGACCGCGGTGCTCATCCAGACGCTCACCGCACTGGGCGCCTCGGTCCGCTGGGCCTCCTGCAACATCTTCTCCACCCAGGACCACGCCGCCGCCGCGGTGGCCGACGACGGCGTGCCGGTCTTCGCCTGGAAGGGCGAGACCCTCGAGGAGTACTGGGAACTGACCCTCAAGGCGGTCCTGTTCCCCGGCGACAAGGGCCCGCAACTGGTGGTGGACGACGGCGGCGACGTCACCCTCCTCATCCACAAAGGCTACGAACTCGAACAGGGCAGCCGCTGGGCCTACGAACCCGCGGACAATCACGAGGTCTCCGTCGTCAAGGCCCTCCTCCGACGCGTGGCCGAGGAGAAGCCCGGCGTCTGGACCCGCATCGCCAAGGACTGGCGCGGCGTCTCCGAGGAAACCACCACCGGCGTCCATCGCCTCTACCAGCTCGCCGAACGCGGACAGCTCCTGGTCCCCGCCATCAACGTCAACGACTCGGTGACCAAGTCGAAGTTCGACAACCTCTACGGCTGCCGTGAATCCCTCGCCGACGGACTCAAGCGCGCCACCGACGTCATGATTGCCGGCAAGGTCGCCGTCGTCTGCGGCTACGGCGATGTCGGCAAGGGCAGCGCCCATTCCCTCCGCGCCTACGGCGCCCGCGTCATCGTCACCGAAATCGATCCCATCAACGCCCTCCAGGCCGCCATGGAAGGCTTCGAGGTCAATACCGTCGAATCCACCCTCGGCACCGGCGACATCTACGTCACCACCACCGGCAACCGCGACATCATCACCGTGGACCACATGCTCCGCATGAAGGACCAGGCGATCGTCTGCAACATCGGACACTTCGACAACGAGATCCAAGTGGACGCCCTCAAGCACCGCAAGGGGGTCCGGGTCGAGACCATCAAGCCCCAGTACGATCGCTACTGGCTGCCCAACGGACGCAGCCTCTACCTCCTCGCCGACGGCCGCCTGGTCAATCTCGGCTGCGCCACCGGGCATCCCAGCTTCGTGATGTCCAACTCGTTCACCAACCAGACCCTCGCCCAGATCGATCTCTGGGAGAACAAGGACAAGTACGAGCGGACCGTCTATCGCCTCCCCAAGAAACTCGACGAGGAGGTCGCCCGCCTTCACCTCGACAAGATCGGCGTCAAACTCACCCGCCTCAGCAAGGATCAGGCCGACTACCTGGGCGTTTCCGTGGACGGCCCCTACAAGCCCGAACACTACCGGTACTGA